AAcctttttattgtctgttttggtgtgtttggtCTCCAACATGGAAGAGCAGAAGACATTGCACTCCTTGACTAGCAGTACACCAAACAATGCTGTACATAATCCACCCTCCACTTAATCACGTTGAAAGGCAGTTTGATTATGTGCTTAACCTTAAAATGCATTATGTCCTGAAGACATCATCTTTGTTGTTACCTTAATGAGAACATAAAACTTAATTGTGGAGGATGCtccacactcaaacacagttCCTTGGGGAGCCTGTGGATCAAGGCGGGTGCTGCCTTACCCGCCCAGGAGATGCATGACCCAGATGTTTGATGAATGGACATTACTAGTGTAGGTGTGGTGAAGGTCAGGAGACGTTCATCAAGAGCGAACAGgaaatcatcaactaactctGAAATCTACTGGAGTCACgcaaaaactgaaacaagaaGGTGTGAAAGACTATGAAAACTGTTTCTTTCACAACCACGGCCTGAGCTGTATAACATTTATATATGTGAACATGGGTGGGAAATCTCCACAGATCTTTGACTGAAAGTAATTGGATTTGAGTGTGTTTCCCTGGGAATTCGAGACATGGCTAATTAAAGGTACAGTCAAGAACAGAAAGACtatctgagaaaaaaagtgtttgacaTTGGCTAAACAATGCaacatttgtttgattattGTATTGGCTAAATAATGGAGCCCGATAAGCtaccataaaatatatttttcaaaacacatcaaagGGCTGTTCCTGGGTTATGCTCGGCTCTTAACCCCTGCAAGAACTTTGCATGGCATGAGTGACAAATTACATACAAATTCATGAACCAACAGGAAGAATTCTTCATGATTCACAAAGTCAGACAATGTAAATACCTGGACGGCGGCATGAGGAGAGGAGCAGCGAACGGAAAGGGATGGGAGAGGTAAGGAGACAGGGACACAGGGAGAGGTTTGGTTGCCAGCTGTCAGCATCATAGACAAGGTCATTTCCAAAGTAACATGCCATGGGGGGTCGGGACAAGCATCCCATAAAGCAGATAAAGAACAATAGCAGGAACTATAAGCCACAAAATGACTGGAGCCTCTCCCTGAGCGAGAATAATAGAAAGCCCCTCTAAGATCAGGACACACACTCAGCATGAAGGAGACAGGGTGGATGAGATATTTTTATAATGTGATTAATGCAATGCAACAAGGAGAATGGGATCATGAGGTATGCTGCCAGACATAACTACAATTGCCattaaattgtgtgtttttacaagcCTCACAACACTCCATAAGTGTTTTTAGGGGTCAAGATAATTGCTTGGAATTCCAGGAAAATGCTGCACTTCAGAGACATCAACAACACTGAAAATGGAAGCAAGACATGAGGCATAGTAACaaaaaatgattcatgtttatatattttacatattcagaaacctgtgtgacttcacatttaaaatatgcatgtttgcCAGACAAAAAGGTCATATCACTTGACACTTTTTGTATCCACAAAAATGTGTCGATGCACTGTTTGTTGTGGCAGACTGGATTTCACAAATGACACATACTTGTTATGGCACTCAGGTAttcacattttcattgtttgaaTTTATAAAGAGCTGTCTATGTTATGATGGAACAGAAGGGTTTCGTCTAGTTTGGGGTTAACACTCCATATCCTTTCCCATTCATTGTTCCTTTTACCACTGATTAATATCTTGTTTAAACAGCCAGCAGACACACCACGCTGTCGGTATGTTCATAAATCCTCTAGAGCTGATCCACAACAATGGCTCACATTCCTGGCATTTAAAGTCCCTCATATCACTGCGTCTCCTCTCCACCAGAGACACAGCAAATTCTAGGAATATGACactggaacaaaaacaactttcatGTATgtctatttatttcatttagtttgagACATTTGTGAGACAGGGACACATCATACTTTGGGGAGGGGGGCGGTGGTCATCCAGTGTTTTACCGTTGTAACTCATCTCTGGACCCTTTCACCAACACCCTGTTTGACTCCAGTTACATCTTTAGCaatgttttctctttcatcAAATAACAACAGTTTGGGTAAAATGGACTCAACATTAGAcattgttttccctttttaaatttagaatTAGTGATAGTCATTAGAAAGAAATGGTGACATTTATCAGGGTTAAATCATTTGACCTGGCTCCAGCAATGTCGCCATATGTGGATTACCAAACACCCTCTGCTAATTATGGTTTCCTCTGGGCTGATGAGGAGACACAgtgtataaaaatacaattgTTCTAATattaacaatgaatcaaataagTACATGTAATGTGTCAGAGATCTCATGCAGTGATGAACTCACAGTTTTGACTCTGCGGTTCTATAGAGCTTCTTAGCTTGTTGTTTGATGAAAGTTGACTCTATTCTTCAGTCTTTCCACATTCATCGACCTCAAGCAGCAACAGATGGCCTCTGGTTTTGTCAAAACCTATGTATGGAGGGGTCTTATAAGTATCTGGTAGGTCATATGTTGCAGAGGCTCGCAGAGGAGCCTACACACATGAAATCTCAGCCTGCAAGTTCATGGGTTGAGTCAGCTCTCGTTGGTTTGaaactgagacagaaacagagcagcCAGTAGAAGCACAATTTCCCCTTAGAATTCTGGTGTATAAGTTTTAGTTGGctcatttacagaatatggtagaaatggaatatattatGCATAACTACCTAGCCTAACCTTATATCTACAGATATCATGGGTCCTCTTACACGGAGTCAGCCATGTTGcacagccatgtttctacagtatacgagaatagacaaactaaacacaaactaacaaTTTTTTGCAGTTATCATAGTTTCTCCATAatgctaggaaggagagtgTAAAGAAAAAGGGTTGATGTATTGCAATTGTAAAGCCAGTAAAATGCACTGTATTTCTGTTACTTGGATGGGTTATTGGTTACAGTTTTACATCATAAAGCAATGAAgcaaaacaacttcaaaaatGCAAAGCTAGATGCTTCGTCATCATGCTGTAGATCTGCATGTGTCgtatgttacatttttaaacattctgCCCCTCTAGTCAAGGTCTAAGATCATTCAAACAAAAATCCTTGGGTGTTGTCCGGTGCAACAATAGAAAACTGTGGCATTGCCTGCACTTCCTCACGTAGCCTCATGAGATGGCAGATGTCATTCATGTGTAGGGAGAGGTTTAATCACAGCACCCAATGCTGGGCTTACATCAGAGATAAAATCtccatttcctttgttttgaGTCAGATTGACTGAATTTTTAAtcaattttctgttttgattttatgaTGGCTTGGTTCCCAAGCTTTagtttgcagtttgcagttATATATTATGGCTACTAGACTCACATATCTcgctttaatttttattttcatcttataTTTATCCAAAGCTCCCTTGTATTCACTCCTGTCTGACAAAGAACAACATCTCACTCATCTCACACAGTCTCAAGGTGTGGTTTGATCCATGAACCAGGCTGCCATGTGTGATTGAGTTTCACAAGGGTCTCATGGGTACCAGACTCTTTTCCTTATGGCTACACAGTTTAAACACCCACCCATTACAGACATCCATCCTTCTCGGAAATGAACTCCTCGCTAACAGACATGGTTTGAGGTtacacctcagctccaccaacaaTACGACTTTGATCTCTTAAGGCGTTTCACAGTGGTATACATTGTATGACTTAATTGTGCCTCCTCTGAGCTTGTACCACCCGTGTTGCTCACTGGAGGACGTGAGGGAGGACAGGACTGTGCCGAGTAAAGCAtggtgtgcatgcgtgtgtttgGAAGTGCCTGACTTTCTACTTTCTgttcaatttaattcaaatgtatttatttatatcacacCAAAACATAACAGAGTTTATCTCAGGACACTTTTtttatagagcaggtctagcttgtactctttataatattagaCATAATTAGACTCAACAAATCCCACCATGAGCAAtcacttggtgacagtggcaaggaaaaaacatctttttaacaggcagaacccTCCAACAGAACCAGGCTCAGGGTGAGTGGCTGCCTACCTCGACTGGGTTAAAAGCCAAAAAgaagggagaaggaggaaaaagcagAAGTAAAAAGAGTATACAACAGCACAATATAAGTTCCACATGAAGATATAATGTAGTAATGATATTATCAAtaaagcaaataataataagacattttaatgttattgtttgtttaatcatcTTGTATAGGCTTAATAAGCTCTGTTGACCTAAATACTTTTAGCAGTAGGACCCAGAGGATttttgaaaggaaaaaaatggacCAGCACACCTTTATGTTGACTGAGGCAGGACAAAGATGTGAAAAAAGTTATTCAACACTGTAACAAAAAAGGTTGAGCTTTGAGCCATGTCATTGGCTAAGAAGAGTCTGACAGGAAAATGCAATGGCTCTTGAGGTCAGGGCAGAGTCTGCTATATATGTATTGCAACACTTACTGACTCTACAACAGCACTTGCATGGTGAGCTCTCATCGCTCATCTCTGCAGGGACAACATGAGCGCTTCTGTGGCCGTGTACAGGAATGTTTACACCGAGGACCGATTCAAACAGGCCTACGGATCCGATGATGACGCGAGGGGAAGTTTGGGGCTCCGGGAGAAACTCGCCGGGAGGTGCAGGTGTTCAAGGCGAGCCTGCCTCCACCTGTTGAGGCAGAGAGTGCCCATTTTCAACTGGCTGCCACGATACAGACTAAAGAAATGGATTTTAGGAGATACTATAGCGGGACTGACAGTTGGCATTCTTCACATCCCGCAAGTTGAGTAAACACATCATCCGGATCAAAGAAGGGAAAAGAAAGCTTTTACACTTTTGATTAGAGAAAATGtgatataattaattataataataactaattattttattttagaaaaaaatagataGGATTTATTTaggctactactactactactaataataataacaatacagtTCTTATTGTACACATGTACTTATTGATAATATGATTATAATAATTACTATTAATAATTCTAAAAAGAGTTTGCAACTATTGCAAGATCAGAATATGTGTTTAAAGAAACaatttgatgaaaaaaatgtaaaatttttaCTTTGCATGCTTTAGCCAGATTTTATACTCTGAATGCATATTAAGGGGAAACAATTTAAttaactttctttctttgtgattGTCCCTCTCTATACAGGCATGGCATTCGCTTTGCTCACATCCGTTGCACCGATATTTGGCCTTTACACCTCCTTCTTCCCTGTGGTTCTCTATATGTTTTTTGGCACAGGTCGCCACGTGTCCACAGgtagactgactgtagactatCAATGTCCAAATAACATCATTGTATATTCTAAAGAAGCATAGCACATAATTTGaatcaacataaaaataatgtgtttgtggGCAATACTATAATTAGTAACATTAATTACCGTCAGTTGTGACGTTTGCTCCTGTAACTGATGTGATAGGACTGTTCTCAGGTACCTTTGCTGTGGTGAGTCTGATGACTGGCTCTGTGGTCGAACAGTTGGTTCCCACTCCTCTGGAGATGAACTCAAGTTCATCTGAAACAGCTGAGTTTGAGGCCCAAAGGATTGGAGTGGCTTCAGCTGTGGCACTCCTCTCAGGAATTATTATGGTAAGAGAGATAAACAAAGTCTCTGgattaaacacaaaatcacagaataaaataataatgcaacTGAGGTCTCTGCAGACTTCCTCGACACTGCTTGTAATTTTATGTTAACCTCTTGTGCCCCAGCTTTGCATGTTTGGGCTTCAGCTGGGTTTCCTCTCCACCTATCTGTCAGAGCCGATTGTTAAGGCTTTCACCAGTGCGGCTGCCTTCCATGTTACCATCTCACAGCTGCAAAGCATGCTGGGATTGCGGCTTCCCCGCCACACTGgcaccttctctctcttcaaGGTGAGCAGTGTTTCATGATAACATCTTGATGTAATTATTTGAGAATTCAGCACCGTTTTCTCACAGCTTACAAGCTGACTTGTGTGATAAGAATTTAGCGTCAGTGATGGAAAACCTGCCCCACACCAACATGGCTGAGCTGCTGATCTCTATGGTGTGTTTGGCTGTCCTGGTGCCAGTTAAGGAAATCAATATGCGTTACCGGCAGCGGCTGCGTACACCTATCCCTGTGGAGATCCTCACGGTTAGTCAACTGGATTCATAAATATTGAGTGtacatttactgttttaatATGATTAACAGGTTATAAGTCaaggttttatatttcatttttcaggtGATCATTGCTACAGGGGTGGCCTATGCCTCCTCACTGGACTCTACTTACAACATTGAGATAGTTGGCCACATCCCAGCTGGGTAATCTTTTATATTTGATCAAAAAAATCTCAAAGTGCTTAAATAAGTTGCAGtactttgactttttattaTCCTGTCACCAGATTCCCAAGGCCACGGATGCCTGCCTTGCACACTCTTCCTGAGATCGCTGGAGACACAGTAGCCATAACATTTGTTGGTTACGCTGTGTCAGTCTCACTGGCAATGATCTATGCCGATAAACATGGATATTCCATACATCCCAACCAGGTAAAGTGTGGgaatgtcacagcagcttgtttaAATTTGAGATTTTCACCAATCTGTTAACTATTTATATTGAACCTGTGTTTGATTTCAGGAGCTGTTGGCTCACGGTGTCTCCAACACAGTGTCCTCTTTTTTCACCTGTTTCCCCAGCTCAGCCACCCTAGCCACGACTAATATACTGGAGAGCgctggaggacacacacaggtagtGGATATACATAACCTCTGTGCATCTTCACTCACAAGCCACTGGTAGGCTATTTTTTAGTGAAGGTCCTGTCAAATGTAAACGGAAGGATCATACCAGggggaaaatgaaaatgattgaacAGAGATCCACAACTGAATTTAAGTTATTATGTTTACAGATGAACACGGCATCAGGCCTACACATTCAACTAAAATCAGCAGAGATATACAAAATGCAGATCTCAGATTAATGGAgccaaaaaagtacagattgGGATTTTATGACTCTAATCCACATGAATGTTATATGTGTCCCTATAGCTCTCTGGCTTGTTTACTAGTCTGGTTGTGCTGGTTGTCCTGCTGCTGATTGGACCGCTGTTCTACTTCCTACCCAaggtgtgtttatatgtgtgtatctCTCAAAGCACGATGAAAGAGGGAAGCAAGGTGCACTTACCTCATCCTTTATCTCTCTCCCCAGGCCGTACTGGCATGCATCAATGTTACCAGCCTCAGGCAGATGTTCTTGCAGTTCCAGGACTTACCAGAGCTTTGGAGAATCAGCAAGATTGACTTTGTAGGGGCACTGATTGATATAGCAATATTTGAACAAAAGTAGCAATTGAGATTTCCCTTTCACAATGATTGCTTGACTGGAATTAACCATAATTTATGTGCTTTCATTGTTAATTGTTATTCCTGCCATGACAATACATCATTGTGGCCATGTCTTTGTGTAGATGGTTTGGGTGGTAACCTGGCTGTCTGTAGTGGTACTTAATGTGGACCTTGGCCTAGCCATTGGGGTGGTTTTCTCTATGATGACCGTTATCTGCCGCACACAAAGGTACATTTTCCATTCTCTCTGCTCAGACTATGGTGTAATCCAACTAGtgatttattgtaataaatattCATCTGAGGGTTTAAACTGGAGCTGAGATTAAACTCTATGCTCTAAGCTATTgtatgtaaacatttttttaactatAATCCATCGCTTTATACCTGTCAAGCTATGTAGAGcacatgttttaatatgttCAATTAAAACTGATGACCCATGGTTCAACAGGGCTAGTTGTTCAGTGCTTGGTCGGGCTAGCAACACAGAAATTTACAGACCCCTGGAGAACCACAGCAAGGTGAGTGGATGCTcttaattgtcatttttattttttatgctttacATGACATTAAtacaatatgcaaataaacGCTTAGAACCAGGTCTTTGACCTTAAATTTCAGGCACATAAGTCTTATTCCAACAACAAGTGACAATCATAATCTCAGACTATCCTAGAATGAAGATGAGACAATCCTGTTTTACTTTCAGTGCTATGAGGTGCCTGGAGTGAAGATCCTGACATACAACGGGCCTATTTATTATGGCAACCGTAACTTCTTCAGGGAGGAGATGAgcaggctgctgggcctgaCGCCAGAGAAGATCCGCAGCCGGGAGAAGGCCAGGAAAGCCCTGGAGAAACGGGAGAGAGAGGCCTCCGTCAACACTGTGGTATGACTACCAACTGCAattgatgaataaaatgagTTAGAATATCCAGTTCATACCGTAAAATCCTATTTAATTTCAGTGcctcattgtttttctctctatgTCGTTCTTTAGGAAGGAGGCATTGCAAACACATCATTTTCTTCAGAAAACGAGTTTTTTAAATCTGGTATGtaatgaaaacatcattacaATTTACATTGTATTTAGATTGCTCTGTTTACATTCGTGTATTGTAAATAATTTCAaggaaagcttttttttcatttcccttttttcctctgtgtagAAACATCTGAGAGCAATGTTCAGGCAGTGTTAATCGATTGCAGCAGTGTGATATTTGTTGATGTTGCTGGAGCACGACTCTTTATACAGGTCAGTAATAATATGCTTCAAAATTCACTCTATAGGGTTATTTCCATTTCCTTATGCACTGTGTCAGTAtcattaattgtttttgtctttttgcagatgtgtacTGAATGCCAGAAAGTTGGAGTTCATGTATATTTGGCAAACTGCAATGGTAAGGCCTATTTATCTGAAACATTCCTACCCCAATGGTTTTCTCTGCTATGTTCTCTGTTTATActactttttttattgaatatgaTGATACATTTGTCAACATTCACTTGCATACAGCGAATACTGATCAATGATTCCTCTCCCCTCAGAGAGCATCCTAAAGATTCTCACATCAAGCGGATTAATGAACTACATGAACCCTCAACATATTTTCGTCACTGTTCATGACGCTGTAATGTATATTCAGCAGCAGAAGGTAAGCTAGAAAGCAGAAATGTTCACAGATATACAAAAAGTCATGATTTCTAATTGTTGTAAACAAATAATGATACCGCTCTTGTCTTACTTAGGAAAAACCTCCAGAGAACACGACGACTGTTTGGGTATGAGGCAGCAGGACAGTGATGAGTCATGCTcccatcagtgtgtgtgggaCCAAAATGACAGAGGGACATTAAGACTCCTGTTTTATAAGAAGAGAACATGTCTCTCAGCTGTATGCTCCAGCACAGCATTTGGAGACTGCACTGTATCCCAACATTTCAAATAAGCAGTAGCCTCTTGTAGCACtatgacatgaattacaataattattacattacagtgtTACCAGTTTtctcgatatatatatatatatatatataatatatatatataaatatatattatatatatatatatgtcggACTCACACTTTAATGTGATATTAGTTGTTCTATGCAAGCAGTTTAAATCAATCAGATAGAATAACTCCATCACAACACTGTTATCATATATTtagaacatgaagaacaaatATGAAGAACAAATATGTAATTTCTTGACTATAAAACTGTATATGACAGATTTGAATTATTCTGTttaacagttgtttttgttctttttttgtcatatatGCTGGAATATTACCAtagtaatatttatttagtttctgaTTGTTGTTTgcaatacatataaatataaagtgcaCTGAATAGTTTGTTAAAATactttgtatatttatattatctTTTGAAACATGTGCTTGAATATGCTTGAATATGCAGTAAATACCATCCTGCCTTAAAATGTTCTGTCTTTTAACTCCAGAGAGACTGcacaaaatattttatgaatgacGGTTGTATTTGTCAGCAACTGTGCCATCCACAGGCTGTTTTGACAATAAATATGTTTCCAAAAACAGAACTCCTTCGTGAATCAAAACTAAAATTTAACAAATGTCAAAGCAAATCGGGTCCCAGGTTTCTACATCAATACTTGGGTTATTAAGTATGAATACAGTTTAGAGGGAAACGCAGCGTGGAATGTGAAGCACGCCACTCTGTCAGATTttgaagagagaagaagagcagtCTTTGTATTTGGTGAGGTACTGTAGAGCCGTGTGTCGGCACTGCGATatgatgaaaaatggaaaaaacaggattcaaatgacaacaaagaaaaaacagacttaCCAACAGCAAGCAAAGTAAGACCACAGGTTATCAGTGCTGCAAAATACTGGTTCATACAACTAGTAAGATACACTGGTTTCAACTGAGGTATATTTCAGAGAGATACATGAAGTTAGATGAAACTTGTTATACTGCGTACATAAAGAAAAAGCTTGCATATTATATAACAAGTTTGACGAAACCTTTTGTTATAAGATGTTTAAGATGTGTTGTAAATGTCATTACATTGATTGAAAGTGTGTGTCTTACCTTACCAACACGCTGCCCTCTGCTGTCCAACACTTTATGATTTTCGTCCCACTGCTCCTTGTATCATAATCCTGTTACCTTGACCTGATAAAACTAGTGGGAGTTCAAAACCAggacaaaaaagggaaaaaaactaattatttCCTTGCTTGATGTTGGATGGCCAAGTTATTAATTTTTTCCAGTGCATATTTCAAAGAGGCCTCTAGACACTGTACCCTTTGGGTTTTCCTTTTAAAGCTAAAGGAGTGTTTCACTAATTGGCAAGAAGTAGTCCACTTCAATTAGAACACGGTACACAAGGCTCTGGACAAATGTTTACAAAGCCAAATTTCACCGGCAGACCTActaacatgtacacacacacacacacacacacacacacacacacacacacacacacacacacacactccatcaggAAGGTCAGAGATTCAATGACATAGTGTTTGATTTACCTATGACAAGGTGCTTACAGGTAATGTGTGTAGCATGTACTAACAGTTATATTAGCTGACCCACACATAACtaactgaagaaaaaacaaacaaacaaatggaacaaaaaataaaatataaaagtcaaATACAGTGCAATAATATTCACAGAAATACCGTTCAAgaactaaataaatgaaaattaatgataTGTGTacagaaacagcaaaaacaaaaatgttaaaatgtactGGAAAATACAGATCCAAATATTacataaactaaaatgaaattatactactgttactactgctactactgctgctactactactactactactactaatattaataataataatgacgatgatgattatgatggtAAATATGGTAATGTTAATGCTAGGTTCCTTATGACAAAGCAGATCATCCAACTTGTGTGGCTTTTTTCTCTGATCATGTGTTTCCATCTTGTGGTGAAACATTGGAATGGCAGTCTGTCGCCTCATCCCAATTGAAGGTCACATGATTTGACTCGAAAACCGCATCGTGCAGAATGGTGTAGAAACATACCTAACCACATCCTTCTGTTAGAAAAACAACTGCTCAAATGTTAATTCCACAGTATAGGTCAGCCTGTGAGAGCTTTCATCTATGAACCTGACTTAGTCAGAAGAAATCTGTAATTTTACAACACTGAGGGCAGGCTATTGGAATTTAAAGAAACGTATGCGCTCGACACAAGGAGGCAAGGGAAACTTTACTTTGAATGCAGAtagattactttatttattagttaGTAGAAGCTAAGtagttacagtaaaaacacttCAAAGATTAATATCAAAGATAGAATAATCAATATCGTTTATAATCTAAGATTCGGCTTTCtcttttttgatttatttatttacaacctCTTTGGATACTGGTAGAATAGGTTCAGGGCAGGAAGAGTCAAAAAATCTTAAAACTCTTGAGCATCAACTGCTGTAGATGCTGTAGGAACTCGATAAGTATTGTCAGGCTTTGATTTCAACCCATAATGGAGGCCCATAGGCACTTATGGGTATGGCAGCGTCTTCTGAGTCATTTTCTTCGTTCTATAGGTCCCCTTCTTGTCACAGTTTTGAGATTGTAGTTTTGTGTTTCCCGTTTTATTTTGTACTCTCCCCTTTCTGTCTTGTGTATTTGtgcttcctgtctttgttttttttcccaccagtTTTTGAttctgctccacacacactgccacTCACCTGTTTTCCATTTAAACCCAGGTCTCCACACAGTCTGTAAGATTGTTAGGTCATGTTTCCATGTGCGTCTTGTGTCTCTGCAAACTTGTACCATCCACCAATCTGTTTCTACCTGCCTGTTTACCTTATGGCTAATTATTGGATTTTGGATTTGTGATGCTCCTTTTAGATTTGTTTGCCTGTGCTACTCTTTGATGCTGGTTCCTGCTCACCAGTACCTGTACCTATGGTGAGAATTAAAGTACATCAAAAACTGCACCCTACTGTACTGTCTGCGTATTGCATCTGGGTCTACCTCAgatcctctcttttcctttgtAGAAATATTAGTCTTCTTAGAGAAGTCTCTCTCTACCCTCACAACTCTTCTGTTTTCTACCACCCTACATAGACATCCTGattttttatttggtcattGTCATCAACA
The sequence above is drawn from the Larimichthys crocea isolate SSNF chromosome XV, L_crocea_2.0, whole genome shotgun sequence genome and encodes:
- the slc26a10 gene encoding solute carrier family 26 member 10, producing MSASVAVYRNVYTEDRFKQAYGSDDDARGSLGLREKLAGRCRCSRRACLHLLRQRVPIFNWLPRYRLKKWILGDTIAGLTVGILHIPQGMAFALLTSVAPIFGLYTSFFPVVLYMFFGTGRHVSTGTFAVVSLMTGSVVEQLVPTPLEMNSSSSETAEFEAQRIGVASAVALLSGIIMLCMFGLQLGFLSTYLSEPIVKAFTSAAAFHVTISQLQSMLGLRLPRHTGTFSLFKNLASVMENLPHTNMAELLISMVCLAVLVPVKEINMRYRQRLRTPIPVEILTVIIATGVAYASSLDSTYNIEIVGHIPAGFPRPRMPALHTLPEIAGDTVAITFVGYAVSVSLAMIYADKHGYSIHPNQELLAHGVSNTVSSFFTCFPSSATLATTNILESAGGHTQLSGLFTSLVVLVVLLLIGPLFYFLPKAVLACINVTSLRQMFLQFQDLPELWRISKIDFMVWVVTWLSVVVLNVDLGLAIGVVFSMMTVICRTQRASCSVLGRASNTEIYRPLENHSKCYEVPGVKILTYNGPIYYGNRNFFREEMSRLLGLTPEKIRSREKARKALEKREREASVNTVEGGIANTSFSSENEFFKSETSESNVQAVLIDCSSVIFVDVAGARLFIQMCTECQKVGVHVYLANCNESILKILTSSGLMNYMNPQHIFVTVHDAVMYIQQQKEKPPENTTTVWV